The Methanosphaera stadtmanae DSM 3091 genome includes a window with the following:
- a CDS encoding glycosyltransferase family protein has product MKIPHIFDEDIERIRELRNEVSDSKNIFKDKVSSVLKSSIKNKKVLSKQERKEVSLKILNDNKSHEIPLNKKLPLVSIIIKATHKNYLLNLLNTFSTLDTYYSNYELIIIHNMKDDLLKYIDNKKDVILVSCEDKSLTQAENEASHKSKGEYLLFIDDDTIPFDGFLNHMVNTMLTKENVGVVGSRLIYPELKLNRTKSYKVAHEGIYFREKNNLIETYNKNDGRRYYTADEEECEVIATSSVAFLVKKSVLMGVGGFNENYVEFYEVIDLCLRLHKKDYKNYYNPKVMLYHFCLENHDVDVFERDKKIFINTWNKYILHNLLKDKLYANYLFSDKALTVALVVTQSVCETTAGDFFTAITLAHNLKDFGWNIKFLSQHPSKYERNWYHLDDDIDVVISLLDRYNLRKIESNRKSLIKVAWIRNWFERWMKLSYLDDYNIILSSSKKACGVIGEKIDRKVYFYPLATDSTIFNEKLQPNNEYICDYCFTGSYWKSDREIISALCPDNIDYTFNLYGANWDKIPSLKKYHKGFIKYDDIPQVYASTKIVLDDANHVTRGWGSVNSRVFDAFASGCLVLTNGTMGNTDLFNGMIPEYHSKEELQDKLNYYMEHTHEKEKIVQEIQEIILEKHTYKHRATKLKSLLNFYIHKYTD; this is encoded by the coding sequence TTGAAAATACCACACATATTTGATGAGGATATAGAAAGAATAAGGGAGCTTAGAAATGAAGTATCTGATTCAAAAAACATCTTTAAAGACAAAGTATCCTCTGTTTTAAAAAGTTCCATTAAAAATAAGAAAGTTCTATCAAAACAGGAAAGGAAAGAAGTATCTTTAAAAATATTAAATGATAATAAATCCCATGAAATACCATTAAACAAAAAACTACCTCTAGTTTCAATAATTATTAAAGCAACACATAAAAACTATCTATTAAATCTATTAAACACATTTTCTACACTGGATACATATTATTCGAACTATGAATTAATTATAATTCATAACATGAAAGATGATCTTTTAAAATACATAGATAATAAGAAAGATGTTATTTTAGTGTCCTGTGAAGATAAATCATTAACACAAGCAGAAAATGAGGCATCACATAAATCTAAGGGTGAATATTTATTATTTATTGATGATGATACTATACCCTTCGATGGATTTTTAAATCATATGGTAAATACAATGCTTACAAAAGAAAATGTAGGTGTTGTAGGTTCACGTTTAATTTATCCAGAATTAAAACTCAATAGAACCAAAAGTTATAAAGTTGCACATGAAGGAATCTATTTTAGGGAAAAAAATAACCTTATAGAAACATACAATAAAAATGATGGAAGAAGATATTATACAGCAGATGAAGAAGAATGTGAAGTAATAGCAACTTCATCAGTTGCATTTTTAGTTAAAAAATCAGTACTTATGGGTGTAGGTGGATTTAATGAGAATTATGTTGAATTTTATGAAGTAATAGATTTATGTTTAAGACTACATAAAAAAGATTATAAAAACTATTATAATCCAAAAGTAATGTTATATCATTTTTGTCTTGAAAATCATGATGTGGATGTATTTGAAAGGGATAAAAAAATATTTATCAACACATGGAATAAATACATCTTACATAATCTATTAAAAGATAAATTATATGCAAATTATCTCTTCTCAGATAAGGCATTAACAGTAGCATTAGTTGTTACACAAAGTGTCTGTGAAACAACAGCCGGAGACTTTTTCACAGCAATAACACTTGCACATAACTTGAAAGATTTTGGATGGAATATTAAATTCTTATCACAGCACCCCTCAAAGTATGAGAGAAATTGGTATCATTTAGATGATGATATTGATGTTGTAATATCCTTGCTTGATAGATATAATCTAAGAAAAATAGAATCAAATAGAAAATCACTCATAAAAGTAGCATGGATACGTAACTGGTTTGAAAGGTGGATGAAACTCTCATATCTTGATGATTATAACATAATACTCTCAAGTAGTAAAAAAGCATGTGGTGTTATTGGAGAAAAAATAGATAGAAAAGTATATTTCTATCCACTAGCAACAGATTCAACTATTTTCAATGAAAAACTACAACCTAACAATGAATATATTTGTGATTACTGTTTTACTGGAAGTTATTGGAAGTCAGATAGAGAGATTATATCGGCTCTTTGTCCTGATAATATAGATTATACATTTAATTTATATGGAGCAAATTGGGATAAGATTCCAAGTCTTAAAAAGTATCATAAGGGTTTTATAAAATATGATGATATTCCACAGGTTTATGCTTCTACAAAGATAGTACTTGATGATGCAAATCATGTTACACGAGGCTGGGGATCAGTAAATAGTCGTGTATTTGATGCATTTGCATCTGGATGTTTAGTACTTACGAATGGAACAATGGGAAATACTGATTTATTTAATGGTATGATACCTGAATATCATTCAAAGGAAGAATTACAAGATAAACTTAATTATTATATGGAACATACCCATGAAAAAGAGAAAATAGTGCAGGAGATACAGGAAATTATACTTGAAAAACACACCTATAAACACAGAGCAACTAAATTAAAAAGTCTTCTTAACTTCTATATACATAAATATACTGATTAA
- a CDS encoding glycosyltransferase family 2 protein: MDLSIIIVNYCTYQLTKQAIDSLIDTIEGISYEIIVVDNASGDDSLNRLIKDYENTSFVSFIPNNNNDGFAVANNIGFRASCGDYILLLNSDVVVGDKTIISSLNFIKKDETIGALGCKVLLPDNTLDKACRRSFPTPLVSFYRMVGLSRLFPMSKQFNKYNLSYLDEDDVYSVDCIVGAFMLIRKDVYELCGGLDESYFMYGEDIDLCYNIKELGYDVVYYGKKEVIHYKGASGSNKRLLYEFYNSMNIFYNKHYRDKYNPLINLVMYIGIWTMYYVKLLIFHIKQHI, translated from the coding sequence ATGGATCTTTCAATTATCATAGTTAATTATTGCACATATCAACTAACAAAACAGGCAATTGATTCACTAATAGATACTATTGAGGGTATTAGTTATGAAATTATTGTAGTGGATAATGCATCAGGTGATGATAGTTTAAATAGACTCATAAAAGACTATGAAAATACTTCTTTTGTATCATTCATTCCAAATAACAACAATGATGGTTTTGCTGTGGCAAATAATATTGGTTTTAGAGCTTCATGTGGGGACTATATTTTACTTCTTAATAGTGATGTTGTAGTAGGTGATAAAACAATTATTTCATCACTTAATTTTATTAAAAAAGATGAAACTATTGGTGCTCTGGGATGTAAAGTACTACTTCCAGATAATACTCTTGATAAGGCATGTAGAAGATCTTTTCCAACTCCTCTTGTTTCATTCTATAGAATGGTGGGTTTATCTAGGTTATTCCCAATGAGTAAACAATTTAATAAGTATAATTTATCATATCTTGATGAAGATGATGTATACTCTGTTGATTGTATTGTTGGAGCATTCATGTTAATAAGAAAAGATGTGTATGAATTATGTGGTGGACTTGATGAATCATATTTTATGTATGGTGAAGATATAGATTTATGTTACAATATTAAAGAATTGGGATATGATGTTGTATACTATGGTAAAAAAGAAGTAATTCATTATAAGGGGGCAAGTGGTTCAAATAAACGTTTATTATATGAATTCTATAATTCAATGAATATCTTCTATAATAAACATTATAGGGATAAGTACAATCCATTAATTAACCTAGTAATGTATATTGGTATTTGGACTATGTACTATGTTAAATTACTGATTTTTCACATAAAACAACACATATAG
- a CDS encoding DUF4012 domain-containing protein, whose protein sequence is MVSKKKIILLAILAIIVIFGVYLFLNYQQGQKTFKGEHNILILCSDPSENRPGVGSVDMAFVVNVNNGKLGNVTPVYPGGLAHPTLTPTPDMQAEGLTRWYLHDSLWSSDLENGTKIAQEIVEYHTGMKTDMVLVVTPTAIDAMINAVGPVYSNGQLVENVSSIDFLREDQSNNGATRGDAIENLAQGIIDSAKKNNNKGALIQAGIEQYSQGNIKAVPASEFAQFISYSGLNNLLG, encoded by the coding sequence ATGGTTTCAAAAAAGAAAATAATATTACTGGCCATACTTGCTATTATTGTAATATTTGGAGTATATTTATTTCTAAATTACCAGCAAGGACAAAAAACATTTAAAGGAGAGCATAACATACTCATACTATGTAGTGATCCTTCTGAAAATAGACCTGGTGTAGGTTCAGTTGATATGGCATTTGTTGTTAATGTTAATAATGGAAAACTGGGTAATGTGACACCAGTATATCCAGGCGGTCTTGCTCATCCAACATTAACTCCAACACCTGATATGCAAGCAGAAGGCCTTACAAGATGGTATTTACATGACTCACTATGGAGTAGTGACTTAGAAAACGGGACAAAGATTGCACAGGAAATTGTTGAATATCATACAGGTATGAAAACAGATATGGTTTTAGTAGTAACACCAACAGCAATTGATGCTATGATTAATGCAGTAGGTCCTGTATATTCAAATGGTCAGTTGGTTGAAAATGTAAGTTCTATTGATTTTTTAAGAGAAGATCAATCAAATAATGGTGCAACTCGTGGAGATGCTATAGAAAACTTAGCACAGGGAATTATTGATTCTGCTAAGAAAAATAACAATAAAGGAGCTCTTATTCAAGCAGGAATTGAACAGTATAGTCAAGGAAATATAAAAGCTGTTCCAGCATCTGAATTTGCACAATTTATATCCTATTCTGGATTAAATAATCTTTTAGGTTAG
- a CDS encoding ABC transporter permease, with translation MGMNNIYEKITNFYKYKSLLSELVQRDIKIKYRRSVLGILWSFLDPLLSMIVLTIIFSTLFSKTIPNYPVYYLSGMLTYALFRGGSTAAMRSLVSSSGIWKTIYVPKYLYVLSAVLSNFVTYVLSLVILFAIMLIMKVPFTIYIIFASLPILAVLMFTTGVGLVMGTLNVFFRDMQHLYSVLTLVLMYALPIFYPASIVPVQFRFIQDFNPLYHMLVCIRSCFLYGTLYPISSLIISLVSGLVFLVLGLFLLYKFQDKFVLYV, from the coding sequence ATGGGAATGAATAATATATATGAAAAAATTACTAATTTTTACAAGTATAAATCCTTACTTAGTGAATTAGTACAAAGAGATATTAAAATAAAATATAGAAGGTCTGTTCTAGGTATTTTATGGAGTTTTCTAGATCCATTATTATCAATGATTGTATTAACAATAATATTTTCAACATTATTTTCAAAAACTATTCCTAATTATCCAGTATATTATCTTAGTGGAATGTTAACATATGCTCTGTTTAGGGGAGGATCAACCGCTGCTATGCGTTCACTTGTAAGTTCGTCAGGTATATGGAAAACAATTTATGTTCCAAAGTATTTATATGTATTATCAGCAGTTTTATCAAATTTTGTAACTTATGTTTTATCATTAGTAATTTTATTTGCAATAATGTTAATAATGAAAGTACCATTTACAATATATATAATATTTGCAAGTTTACCAATACTAGCAGTTTTAATGTTTACTACAGGTGTGGGACTTGTTATGGGAACTTTAAATGTGTTCTTTAGAGATATGCAACATTTATATAGTGTACTTACACTAGTTTTAATGTATGCTTTACCTATATTCTATCCAGCAAGTATTGTTCCTGTACAATTTAGGTTTATACAAGACTTCAATCCATTATATCATATGCTTGTATGTATAAGATCTTGTTTCTTGTATGGAACATTATATCCAATATCATCATTGATTATTTCATTAGTATCAGGTCTTGTATTTCTGGTATTAGGACTGTTCTTATTATATAAATTTCAGGATAAATTTGTATTATATGTATAA
- a CDS encoding glycosyltransferase family 2 protein, whose protein sequence is MNKSDNKITVIIPNYNNQKLLANLLESLKQVTLPHDIIIVDNASSDNSTTYIKTNFPEITLIENKTNTGFAHAVNQAIKIATTDYVLLLNNDTIVTESAFKNMFDLISTDSSIFSVTSKMIQKHNPNLIDDTGDEYSIMGWTKKRGFNHSVSEFTQSGEVFGACAGAALYRRLVFLEIGYFDENFESYVEDVDISIRARLYGYTSYYCADAIIYHYGSATSGSKYNSFKVRISARNNIYLLYKNLSLWMKIVNFIFIVMGIVIKYLYFYRKGYGQDYIGGVCEGFRTRKQLDKIEGVSFKNYLKLELLLIKNTFKYLS, encoded by the coding sequence ATGAACAAATCAGATAATAAAATAACAGTTATAATTCCCAATTATAATAATCAGAAATTATTAGCAAATCTACTTGAATCACTAAAACAAGTTACATTACCTCATGATATTATTATTGTAGATAATGCATCAAGTGATAATAGTACTACATATATTAAAACTAATTTTCCAGAGATTACTTTAATAGAAAACAAAACAAACACTGGTTTTGCTCATGCTGTAAATCAGGCAATAAAAATTGCTACAACAGATTATGTGTTACTTCTAAATAATGATACTATTGTAACAGAATCTGCATTTAAAAACATGTTTGATTTAATTAGTACTGACTCATCAATCTTTTCAGTCACATCTAAAATGATTCAAAAACATAATCCAAATTTAATTGATGATACAGGAGATGAATATTCAATCATGGGTTGGACAAAAAAAAGAGGATTTAATCATTCTGTATCTGAATTTACACAAAGTGGTGAAGTATTTGGGGCATGTGCAGGAGCAGCACTATATAGGCGGCTTGTTTTTCTAGAAATAGGTTATTTTGATGAAAATTTTGAAAGCTATGTTGAAGATGTGGATATAAGTATAAGGGCAAGACTCTATGGATACACTTCATACTACTGTGCTGATGCTATTATATATCACTATGGTAGTGCAACATCTGGTTCTAAATATAATTCATTTAAGGTAAGAATATCTGCAAGAAACAACATATATCTATTATACAAGAATCTATCATTATGGATGAAGATAGTTAATTTTATTTTCATAGTAATGGGTATTGTTATTAAATACTTATACTTCTATAGAAAAGGTTATGGTCAAGATTATATTGGTGGTGTATGTGAGGGTTTTAGAACAAGAAAACAATTAGATAAAATAGAAGGTGTTTCCTTTAAGAATTATCTTAAATTAGAATTATTATTAATAAAAAATACTTTTAAATATTTATCATAA
- a CDS encoding ABC transporter ATP-binding protein has product MDKNKVVIDVEDVAMKFNLGQEKTDNFKEFVIKALKKELLFQPFWALKGVSFKIHKGEKVAFIGSNGAGKSTLLKIIAGVMKPTEGSVEVHGRIAPLLALGAGFDYNYTGSENIFLNGSFLGYSKQYMHDKYDEIVEFSEIGDFIDVPVKNYSSGMKSRLAFSIATTVKSQILILDEVLSVGDAAFKAKSTKRMKEMMAGDVTLLFVSHSISQVKELCDRAIWLDHGKVLMDGEVNEVCDKYLEFVRNK; this is encoded by the coding sequence TTGGATAAAAATAAGGTAGTTATTGATGTGGAAGATGTGGCTATGAAATTTAATTTAGGCCAGGAAAAAACAGATAACTTTAAGGAATTTGTAATTAAAGCACTGAAAAAAGAACTTCTTTTTCAGCCATTTTGGGCATTAAAAGGAGTTTCATTTAAGATTCATAAGGGTGAAAAGGTAGCATTCATAGGTTCAAATGGTGCTGGAAAAAGTACATTATTAAAAATCATAGCAGGAGTTATGAAACCAACAGAAGGTTCTGTTGAAGTACATGGTCGTATAGCACCACTTTTAGCACTAGGAGCAGGTTTTGATTATAATTATACTGGTAGTGAAAATATTTTCCTTAATGGATCTTTTCTTGGATACTCTAAACAATATATGCATGATAAGTATGATGAAATAGTTGAATTTTCAGAAATTGGTGATTTTATTGATGTTCCTGTAAAAAACTATTCATCAGGTATGAAATCTCGTCTAGCATTTTCAATAGCAACAACAGTAAAATCTCAGATACTTATATTAGATGAAGTATTGTCTGTGGGTGATGCAGCATTTAAGGCTAAATCAACTAAAAGAATGAAAGAAATGATGGCTGGGGATGTTACATTACTATTTGTATCACATTCAATCTCTCAAGTAAAAGAATTATGTGATAGAGCAATATGGCTTGATCATGGAAAAGTACTTATGGATGGAGAAGTTAATGAAGTCTGTGATAAATACCTTGAATTTGTAAGAAATAAATAG
- a CDS encoding undecaprenyl-phosphate glucose phosphotransferase, with product MIRENQNVFNICNVLLDILVLVISVFFLYHTSMIQHRYPISFYYTTLLSLFILLIPSYLFLYYEFKLYTPQRTNRSIFSESSKILQVNFFEYLFLSAMCYMEFLNVSADFLISFLVINSILAVIERSIIRGFLRLLRSKGFNIKYVLVIGAGEVGRNLVETIKINTYLGYKVIGFLDDNVIGTVNDVKVIGKINTLESILDTHMIDRVIVSIAPRHYKTLESIMACCEKMGVRADIVPDYYRFITSHPTIELLDNIPLISVRYLPLDISINKYLKRTFDVLFVVVASIILSPLLVIVAIAIKLTSPGPIIYKQERVGENAKPFMIYKFRSMKSENEYIDDKKWTQKDDPRVTTIGKIIRKTSIDELPQFYNIFKGDMSLIGPRPERPYFVNKFRESVPKYMIKHHVKPGMTGWAQVNGYRGNTSIVKRIKYDIYYVENWSIMLDIRIFFKTLPALLNDKNAY from the coding sequence ATGATACGAGAAAATCAAAATGTTTTTAATATATGTAATGTTTTACTAGATATTCTAGTATTGGTTATATCAGTGTTTTTCTTGTATCATACATCAATGATACAACATAGGTATCCAATATCATTTTATTATACAACACTACTTTCTCTATTTATATTATTAATACCTAGTTATCTGTTCTTATATTATGAATTTAAATTATACACACCTCAAAGAACAAATAGAAGTATTTTTTCAGAATCATCAAAAATTTTACAAGTAAATTTCTTTGAATATTTATTTTTATCAGCAATGTGTTATATGGAATTTTTAAATGTTTCAGCAGATTTTCTAATTAGTTTTTTAGTAATTAATTCTATTTTAGCAGTAATAGAACGCTCTATTATTAGAGGATTTCTAAGATTACTTAGAAGTAAGGGTTTTAATATAAAATATGTTCTAGTTATTGGTGCAGGAGAAGTTGGAAGAAATCTTGTAGAAACTATAAAAATTAACACATACTTAGGATATAAAGTTATAGGCTTTCTTGATGATAATGTAATAGGTACTGTTAATGATGTTAAGGTAATTGGAAAAATAAATACTTTAGAATCGATACTAGATACACACATGATTGATAGAGTTATTGTAAGTATTGCACCACGTCATTATAAGACATTAGAATCTATAATGGCTTGTTGTGAAAAGATGGGTGTCCGTGCAGATATAGTTCCAGATTATTATAGGTTTATAACATCTCATCCTACTATTGAGCTCTTGGATAACATTCCATTAATTAGTGTTCGTTATCTACCCCTTGATATTTCAATTAACAAGTACTTAAAAAGAACATTTGATGTTTTATTCGTTGTTGTAGCATCAATAATATTATCTCCACTTCTTGTGATTGTTGCAATAGCAATAAAACTAACATCTCCAGGTCCAATTATATATAAACAAGAACGTGTAGGTGAGAATGCAAAACCATTTATGATATATAAATTTAGAAGTATGAAATCTGAAAATGAATATATTGATGATAAAAAATGGACACAGAAAGATGATCCAAGAGTAACAACTATTGGTAAAATCATTAGAAAAACAAGTATTGATGAATTACCACAATTCTATAATATTTTCAAGGGGGATATGAGTCTTATTGGACCAAGACCAGAAAGACCATATTTTGTAAATAAATTCAGAGAATCAGTACCTAAATACATGATAAAGCATCATGTTAAGCCGGGTATGACTGGATGGGCACAGGTTAATGGTTATAGGGGTAATACATCTATTGTAAAGAGAATTAAATATGATATTTATTATGTTGAAAACTGGTCTATAATGTTGGATATTCGTATCTTTTTTAAAACATTACCTGCTCTATTAAATGATAAAAACGCATACTAA